The following proteins are co-located in the Anaerolineae bacterium genome:
- a CDS encoding M23 family metallopeptidase → METTPTIEPPESVVAQRCLEFWHHIRSPKPSLRLPVSLPDSFWRSYGTHIAVGLVVILTIVCPQLSNPVTGLSLPRSLPGFSSREYLEDVRLLDRGGRPAPAVMPDLVLQRAGVVHTIKGSYPEWESRVYRVENGDTLSGIAARFGLSMKTVLWANEALVKAPDSLSIGQELVILPVDGAYHTVAQGETLQAIADRYKVDPEVILSYGGNEIEDPAHLVAGTKLIVPGAELPEPPPRVVAVPAQERTYTARVANPQEGSGSFIWPVSGYISQGVHSGHVAVDIAGNRGSPVVAADSGTVTLVSWMRTSYGYHVIVDHGNGLETLYAHLDSISVEVGQNVAKGEAIGTRGSTGRSTGPHLHFEVRENGVKRNPFSYLP, encoded by the coding sequence ATGGAGACCACACCTACCATTGAGCCACCTGAGTCCGTCGTAGCCCAAAGGTGTCTTGAGTTCTGGCACCACATCCGCAGCCCGAAGCCGTCCCTACGCCTGCCAGTGTCCCTACCCGACTCCTTCTGGCGCAGCTATGGGACTCACATCGCAGTCGGGCTAGTGGTCATTCTGACGATAGTCTGTCCCCAGCTATCCAACCCGGTGACGGGGCTGTCTCTCCCTCGAAGCCTGCCGGGCTTCAGCAGCCGCGAGTACCTGGAGGACGTGCGGCTGCTAGATCGAGGCGGGCGCCCGGCGCCGGCGGTGATGCCCGACCTGGTCCTCCAACGGGCCGGTGTGGTCCATACCATCAAGGGCAGCTACCCCGAGTGGGAGTCGCGGGTATATCGGGTGGAGAATGGTGATACCCTCTCTGGCATCGCGGCCCGCTTTGGCCTGAGCATGAAGACGGTGTTGTGGGCTAATGAAGCCCTGGTCAAAGCTCCCGACTCCCTATCCATCGGCCAGGAGTTGGTGATCTTGCCGGTGGACGGGGCCTACCACACCGTCGCCCAGGGCGAGACGCTCCAGGCCATCGCCGACAGATACAAGGTGGACCCTGAGGTCATCTTGAGCTACGGCGGGAACGAGATCGAGGATCCGGCCCATCTCGTGGCGGGGACTAAGCTGATCGTTCCTGGGGCCGAACTGCCTGAGCCCCCGCCGCGAGTGGTGGCGGTGCCCGCTCAGGAGCGCACCTACACCGCCCGGGTGGCCAATCCTCAGGAGGGCAGCGGCAGCTTCATCTGGCCAGTTAGCGGCTACATCAGCCAGGGCGTGCACTCCGGTCACGTGGCGGTGGACATCGCCGGGAACCGAGGCTCTCCGGTGGTGGCAGCGGACAGCGGAACGGTGACCTTGGTCTCCTGGATGAGGACGAGCTACGGCTATCACGTGATCGTGGACCATGGCAACGGGCTGGAGACTCTCTACGCCCACCTGGATAGCATCAGCGTGGAAGTGGGGCAGAACGTCGCCAAAGGCGAGGCCATCGGCACCCGTGGCAGCACCGGCCGGTCCACCGGGCCTCATCTGCACTTCGAGGTGCGCGAGAACGGGGTCAAGCGCAATCCGTTCAGCTACCTACCGTGA